Below is a window of Oscillatoria sp. FACHB-1406 DNA.
ATCGATCAAAGCAAAATTCCGAATTCGTAAGGAAAGTAACATCGACCGATGCCCGATTTTAAGTTTTTTAGACCCAAATTATAGCACAGGCTGAGGGAGGCGGGAGCCGAGCGCTGTTTCTGACCCGCTTGTTGGGGCGCATCGTTAACTTAGGGTAACAATCTCAAAACTTCTGCATCTAGTTTCACAATCCTTAACTTTATTTTTCTTTACGGAAATCGTTGTTTTTACAACTTTTTACTTGTTTTGCTTGCGGTTTAATGCTATTATCTAGATAATGGAAATATTGGCATTTTTAAAATTAATGCACAGATTTCCATTATAAAAATATAATACCCAAACTTTCGAGAAAAAGCAAGCCCCAAAATCCCTAAAAAATCCCCCCAACTCAACTAGAAACTGAGAAATTGTAGCTTAGCAAACAACAATTTAACCCAATAACTTAACCCGATTTCAAAATATCCCGAAACCAAGCCTCAAAGCGATCGCCCCAAACCCCCAAACCATAGTCATGCTCGGCTTGCTGGCGACAAACCGAGCGATCGATCTCATCAATGCGAGCAATCCCTTCAATTAATCCTTCTACGCTATCCGGTTCCACTAAAAAACCCGTTTTACCCTCGCGCACGATTTCTGCTGGACCGCCGCGCCGATAAGCAATAATAGGAACGCCGCAAGCTAACGCCTCAATTGCTACATTACCAAACGCTTCCACCCAGCGAGGAGTCATCAACAGAGCGCGACAATCGCGCAGTTGTGCCTGTAATTCCTCAGTTCCTAAAAAACCCCGATATTCCATCGGCGCGTCGGCATAATCGCGACAAATTTGCTGCCAATACTCCTCATCCTGAATTTTGCCAAAAATCTTTAAAGGAATGCCCGTTATTTGTGCGGCTCGCACGGCATCTTCGAGTGCTTTTTCTGGGGCAATTCTTCCCAGCCAAGCTAACGAATTTTGAGGTCTTGCCTGAAATTGGTAGAGCGATAGATCGATCCCGCTCCCAAGGATGCGACACTGTTGGCAAAACGGGAAAGTTTCTGCTTGAGTACGAGTATACACGCCGATGGTGTGAGGAAAATCTCGGGCGACGCGATTCATGATGCGATCGAGGGCTTCCGTCATCGACCCCATACTAATAAAATGGGCAATAGGAATGTGGAAAAAAGGGGTTAAATAAAAGGGCAGCCAATCGAAAGCAAAATTAACAATTAAGTCCCAATCTTGTTCGACGGCGCGCGCGTAATCCCACAGATTCGCTAAAGCAGAATTGTCGGGCAGAACGACCGGCGTATCGCGAGTTAAAGTTTGAGCGGCAATTTGAATCTCTCCCTCAACTTCAACAAGAGAAATCCCCTCGAGCTTAGAATCTTGAGGGGCAAGCACCAAAACTTGATGACCGCGTTTCAGCATTTCTAGGGCTAAATTTTTCAGTGTTAGTTCGACACCGCCGCCAATTCCAGAGCCTAACGGTGCTACGGGAGTCGATAAAAAGAGAAGTTTCACGATTGAGTTACGAGGAGTTTGAGCCTAGAGATTAAGGTGAATCGAAAAGTATCGTCGCGATCGAAAATTAACAATAAAATCTCGCAACGCGAGCCAAGGTTCTGCCGAAATATTTTCTGGCGCTAGAATCTGTATAAACTATTCACAAATAACAGCCAACTGAAATGCAACTTTTTGTCCCCGGTCGCCTTTGTTTATTTGGCGAACATAGCGATTGGGCGGGGGGATATCGCCGCATCAATCCAGAATTAGGCAAAGGTTACGCCCTAATATCGGGGATCGATCGCGGTTTGTATGCGACCGTCCGACCCCATCCTACGCATTTTACCGTGCGGGCGACGGGGAATCGAGGCGAATCCCTCGGTGCGCTGCAACTGCCGATGACAGCAGACTCTTTACTCGCCGAAGCGCGATCGGGCGGTTTTTTCAGCTATGCTGCGGGGGTAGCCTACCAAATTTTACAGCGCTATCGCGTTGGCGGAATCGACCTTAATAATAATCGCAGCACTCTTCCCATTCAAAAAGGACTCTCCTCGAGCGCCGCGCTATGCGTTCTCGTCGCTCGCGCCTTCAATCGCACCTACAACCTGCAATTGAGCGTTCGCGAAGAAATGGAGTTAGCGTACCTCGGCGAAAGGACAACTCCCTCGCAATGCGGTCGTATGGACCAAGCGTGCGCCTACGGACAACGCCCCGTAATGATGATTTTTGAGGGAGAAGCGACAGAAATCGTCGAATTAAGCCTTTCGCAACCCTTAGATCTCGTCCTGGTTGACCTTGGAGGCGTTAAAAATACCCAGGAAATTCTAGCAGCACTCAATCAAGCCTATCCCATCGCGCGCAATCGCCGACAAAAGGACGTACAGTATTATCTGGGAGAAGTAAGTGCAGAGATAACTCAAGCGGCTGCGATCGCATTGAGCCAGGGAGATCCCCAGCGCTTGGGGCAGTTAATGCGGCAAGCACAAGCCGCTTTTGACCGCTATCTCATCCCCGCTTGTCCCTCGCAACTCACCGCACCACTTCTCCATACCCTCCTCGAACATCCTCCCCTACAACCCTATATTTGGGGAGGTAAAGGAGTCGGTTCCCAGGGCGATGGAACGGCGCAATTGCTCGTCAAGGAGCGAACGGCTCGGCAAGA
It encodes the following:
- a CDS encoding glycosyltransferase family 4 protein, translating into MKLLFLSTPVAPLGSGIGGGVELTLKNLALEMLKRGHQVLVLAPQDSKLEGISLVEVEGEIQIAAQTLTRDTPVVLPDNSALANLWDYARAVEQDWDLIVNFAFDWLPFYLTPFFHIPIAHFISMGSMTEALDRIMNRVARDFPHTIGVYTRTQAETFPFCQQCRILGSGIDLSLYQFQARPQNSLAWLGRIAPEKALEDAVRAAQITGIPLKIFGKIQDEEYWQQICRDYADAPMEYRGFLGTEELQAQLRDCRALLMTPRWVEAFGNVAIEALACGVPIIAYRRGGPAEIVREGKTGFLVEPDSVEGLIEGIARIDEIDRSVCRQQAEHDYGLGVWGDRFEAWFRDILKSG
- a CDS encoding GHMP kinase; amino-acid sequence: MQLFVPGRLCLFGEHSDWAGGYRRINPELGKGYALISGIDRGLYATVRPHPTHFTVRATGNRGESLGALQLPMTADSLLAEARSGGFFSYAAGVAYQILQRYRVGGIDLNNNRSTLPIQKGLSSSAALCVLVARAFNRTYNLQLSVREEMELAYLGERTTPSQCGRMDQACAYGQRPVMMIFEGEATEIVELSLSQPLDLVLVDLGGVKNTQEILAALNQAYPIARNRRQKDVQYYLGEVSAEITQAAAIALSQGDPQRLGQLMRQAQAAFDRYLIPACPSQLTAPLLHTLLEHPPLQPYIWGGKGVGSQGDGTAQLLVKERTARQEAIAVIERDFPQMHALGLVLAPPT